The Gossypium hirsutum isolate 1008001.06 chromosome A13, Gossypium_hirsutum_v2.1, whole genome shotgun sequence nucleotide sequence AAAGACAAATTTGTTGTTTTGGcatcacccaaaaatcaaattgaattattagtattaaacaACACGTGAAATGTAAACATGCATTTGCATATCCCTTCTCAGTTTTTGCAGTCAAGAATCGTGTCTCAGCCTCTCTATCGCCGCCCTCGGTGTTCCCACATGGCAGCCATTGCTCCAATCGGTCCTCAGCTCTCACAACCACCCCTTTCTCACCCACCGCCATCGAAGCTAACGACCGTTAAAGCACTATCCGAATCGTCCGGACTTTCTTCCATCCCTTCCATTTACACCTTCCCAAAACAACCCAACCACGAACCAGTTTCAGACACGAAAGAACCAATTCCCACCATCGATTTCTCCCTCCTCATCTCTAGTAATCCCGATGAACGGTCTAAAACCATCCGAGAACTTGGAAAAGCCTGCGGGGACTGGGGCTTCTTCATGGtacaatacatatatacatatatatacatagttaTGATTTTCAAAGAATTTTagatttttgataaaatgagcATTATCAGGTGACCAATCATGGGGTGCCGGAGAGGATGATGAAGGCAATGATAGAGGTTTGTAGGGAATTTTTCGAGCTAAcagaggaagaaaagggagaatGTGAAGGGAAACATGTATTGGATCCTATAAGATATGGGACCAGTTTCAACCCATCAGTGGATAAAATTTTGTATTGGAGAGACTATCTCAAGATTTTTCAGCATCCTGCCTTTCACTCACCCAGCAATCCCCCTTCCTTcaggttttttctttttataccATTAGATCGGTTTCAGAAAACAAATTACGTAGCAttgtttaatgaaatattaaagataacATATCCATATTTTTTCTAGTACAGTATTAAGAGTGAAAATGGGAGTAAACACTATTTAAATTGTGTCAAAAGATCGTTCCgttcaaattaaaacaaaagatcttttataattataaactgTAATATCTGGCATACAACTAtcatgtaattttttataatattttacaaaaGAAGTGTACAAAAAgatgaaataatttaatataattttaattaatatatacatatatctgacgagaaaaaaattttaatattaaagataatataattaaatttcataagtaCGGATCGATATCATtcataagtttttaaatttttatttaaaaattatattaaaaatagaatttggaCTAATccatatttaataaaattgaaccaAATAGGCAAGTAGAAGCCATATATACATAATTGGAATAAAAATTAAGGAAATCATTGTACTAGAtctctcaaaataaataaaatagtttaatccttatattattaaaaagtgaGCAATTTAGTTATTGCTGCCATTAATTGCTCTTGTTCATTCACTTTCTAAATAGTACTGTGTCTGAATTACTTAGTAATTATTCTAACATAATTCGATAATAACATCCATTAATCATAGCTCATGTTCTCATACATATtgggtgtatatatatatatgatattgataTAATCAATTCATCTAACATAAGTTTTGTcccaactttttatttttcttttggcaTAAGAGAAATTGCGTTAGAATACAGCAAAAGAACCCGAGGAGTAATGAAAGAAATAGTGAGAGGAATATCAGAAAGCTTGGGGTTAGAAGACAAATACATTGAGAAGGCCTCAAATCTGGAAAATTGCCTTCAGATTATGATAGCAAACTTGTATCCATCATGTCCACAGCCAGAACTCGCCATGGGGTTGCCCGCTCACTCCGACCATGGTCTTTTGACCCTTCTCATCCAAAACGACACCGTGGGGCTTCAAGTGCTACACAAAGACAAATGGGTCAATATCCACCCCATCCCCAATTCATTTCTAGCCAACATTGGGGACCATATTGAGGTACAACTCCCAAATTCTGCTTTTTTATCTTCAACTTTTGGATTTACTCACTCTACTTTTtgatttaatttcatctttctatttctaggatataattagttaattaagttgTTTAACACCGTCAACTATTTCGTTTAAATGTTGATTTGAAAATTTCCCACATCATCATGTTAATATAGATTTAGTATAGTAGAAGGACCAAATCCATTCTTTGACCTTTCATTTTATAattggttttcaattttttttccaaaattgatcTGAACTAAATCGTTATTTTTCCTAATTGATCggatataattttaaatttatgcaaGATTTTGAGCAACAGGAAGTAT carries:
- the LOC107894085 gene encoding 2-oxoglutarate-dependent dioxygenase 19, which produces MHLHIPSQFLQSRIVSQPLYRRPRCSHMAAIAPIGPQLSQPPLSHPPPSKLTTVKALSESSGLSSIPSIYTFPKQPNHEPVSDTKEPIPTIDFSLLISSNPDERSKTIRELGKACGDWGFFMVTNHGVPERMMKAMIEVCREFFELTEEEKGECEGKHVLDPIRYGTSFNPSVDKILYWRDYLKIFQHPAFHSPSNPPSFREIALEYSKRTRGVMKEIVRGISESLGLEDKYIEKASNLENCLQIMIANLYPSCPQPELAMGLPAHSDHGLLTLLIQNDTVGLQVLHKDKWVNIHPIPNSFLANIGDHIEILSNRKYKSVLHRAVVNDRDARISIALAHGPAMDAAVSPAPMLLEDGQNPLAYRAMKYKEYVELQQSNKLDGKSCLEHIRNRGI